The Lepidochelys kempii isolate rLepKem1 chromosome 2, rLepKem1.hap2, whole genome shotgun sequence genomic interval AATGAAAAATGGTTTCTGTGATCAAATACATTTTGTAAGGCTTGATTTATCGGCTGAGCTATTAGATTTCTACAGATGTTTTCTGATACTCAGACCTTCCTTGCtctcttttaaccttttatttttttcccgaATGAGTACATGGTCCTTTCATGTGCTGAGCAAACCCCATTTACATCAGTGATAGTTGAGATTGTTCATCAACCTGAAGGATTGTGTTTAACACTTTTTATATTCATCTTCCTTATTAGTCTTTATACATAATAAAGAAGTTCACCATTTCTCTCCACACCCCCTCTAAAAAGCCAGCTCATGCCCAGTTTTTCAAAGTACTTGGCAGGTCACCTTAAACAAAATAGGTTGTTGATTTGATCTTCGAATTCCTATCCATTCAGATTATAGCTGTAATTGTGGTGCATATTTAAGTTATAGCTTTTGATCTTTTTCTTTTAGATCTGTTTAGTCCTATATCctgttgcttttcattttaacttttatttttgcaAACATCCTACTAGAAAGCACTGTATGAGTACTCAAGCTGCTTGCTGCTGTTACCTTCCAGTAACGTTGCAATGAGAAGAGATGTCCAAGAGGGCCAAGCTCGGTGTTTAGCTCACTTAGGAAGGCACAAGGAGGCTCTGGATATTGCAGAAAAACTGGTTAGTTAAGCagtcctttccccccaccccccgcaacacCTACACACCCACCCTACCATGattagtacttttttttttttattaacacatAACTGTTTTCTGAAAAAATATCCTTCTCCTGTAAAATAACCCCTTTGTGTGAGCTCAGTGCAAGGAATGTTTGGTAAAGGGAGAGTGGTTGTCACTAATATATGTATTTGTTCTTTACAAATTAAAATGCTTTGCCACAAAAGTGTTGGTGGTAATCTTAGAGAGGAGTAGAATCTTGCTCTTCTGGCCAGGATTAATGTAATTAAGAAAGGGAGTAAATGAATAGTCCATACCTTTTCACCGTAAGTGGCATCCCCAATTTGAACACCCTCTTACTCCCAAGCATTCGCTACCAACTCCTCCCACACGCCTCCAAAAATCTTACCCCAAGCAGAGTTCTGTTCCTGTAAAaggagaagtgccagagacttcatgaagtccactagggattTTGCTTTTGCTGTTTTATGTGGAAGACACTAAGATACTGTGTcgatgggtggcagtataaaattataaaaaagaTAAGTGGTGATAAAATTCAAGGATGATAATGTCAGATTGGGATAAGGCACCACTTAGGGGAGTGCATTCTTGAATCTGCTGTGGCTGATTGCACATCATTATATCAGattatctttaaaatatttaacagaatTTGGAGAATTAATTTTGGAAATCATAAGTGGAGGGAGGGATTTGTGCATCACTGGAAAAAATATCCTCCTGAACAATGATGACTCTGTCCATTCTACTGTATTTAATCTGTCATAATTTGTTTCTAGAGAAATGGGGCAACTAACACAGATCATTTAACAACTGTCCTCAACCTGCAGTTTGCCATTTACTGTCGCCTGAAAAATATCAAGAAAAAGGTCACATGCCTACAGCAACTGATTTCCTTACATCCTTTTAACCCATGGAACTGGAAGCTACTTGCTGAGGCTTATATGTACTTTTTACAGACTCTGCCTCCATCATTCATTTCAGAAACAAAACTTGTTCAATGCAAAGATTGTAGTGCAAATGACCAAGTTTTCCAAACCTCACCAGGACTGTTTGGAAAAGAAATGAACCTTCAATGTCACAAAACGCATAGCGGGGGAGAAGACGTTTGGTCAACACTTTCTACAAAAACAATCAGAGACAGCTCAGTATCTTACAGCGATAACCACATGGTAGAGGGATCCCTCCATATCACAGAAGAATGTGAAACACGGGACAAAATGAAACATGCTACCTTTGAGTTCTGGGGACAGGAAGCATTGAAAGATGTTTGGATAAAGGCATGTGCTTCCTTTGTTAGAACAAGGTAACTAAATATATAACTAAAGGGAAAACCTTAACTACCCTTAGTccaaaaagattttattttaaaaatgtagtattCCTAAACCTTAATATCAAAATTTGACATTGTCAATTTAAATATTTCCCTCATtgttgcaaacacacacacaaacatactaCTGCAAGAGCACCAGAAAATAAAACTGACCAGTCTGATTTCACTGTGCAATCTGAGTTGAATGCAAAAAGCAATCCACTCTTGTGAATGGATGAAATGTAAattaattcaattttttaaattctttgccTTAATACCCTAAAGTGGTAATATATATTCTCAatggtctttttaaaaatgattttacatGGAAAGCTTCCCATACTTACACTACTAATACTGTGCTATTTCCGTTGTCGTGCTGCTTTTAGTTTTGGAATTCATGGTACAGCAACAACTTGAGCAATGGAGAGGGATAGCTGACTTCCTTCCTGGTTATACAGCCTGTCTTATTTGCTTGCAGCTTAGATAGCTCAgagaaaaatgaattatttttataattcaCCAGGTTCCACAATGGATGAagttgaaaaataaatttaattctgTGACAGTTGGCTGAAGAGAAAACAATGAATTGCATAActgtttctcttccccctttcttcccaaccaaaaacataatctttgacaaaaattattagaaatgAGCTCTTATGAATTTCTGTCCTTGCCTCTAAGAAATCCAAGATTTTCATAAGTCATTGAATATGTTAAAATCATCCtgtggaattttaaaatgtttagtgtACACCTCAGAACAGGTGAGGTATAACTGTCCCTCAAAAAGGGGGGAGAGAGGTTCCTATGAATTTCACCCCTCAGCGAATAAGGTTCTGTACTAAAACTGTGGGTGAGgtgtaatatctttattggactaacttctgctggtgaaagagcttGTCTATAAATGCACTAAAAGCATCATGTTGAGGCTTGCAGCACTTCCTCTGAAATGGGTACAGTTCTAAAAGATTTTAGAGCCACGTCTGAGGACTAGTTTGTGTGGAGATGAGTATGAACTTACGAGATTctttagaatcctagaatatcagggttggaagggaccttaggaggtcatctagtccaaccccctgcttaaagcaggaccaatccccaatttttgccccacatccctaaattgccccctcaaggattgaactcacaagcctgggtttagcaggccaatgatcaatccattgagctatccctcccccgcaatCTAAGGTGCCTTTTTGCCTTAAAActgaagtttctctctctcctgtttacAATGATAGTCATCTCTATATGCGGCAAGATGCTGCTTTCTTGTTAAGTCTGAAATCAGATATTGAGCATAGGATGAACGCTGAAGCTGGGTATCCCATATCAAACCATGGTGTATCTCATATCACAGTGCTGAGTATAATATAACCTGCACAGATGTGTACagatttctcctctttctccaCTTCCCTGGTTAAAAATCCCAAGAAAAAacgtttgttttaaaacaatactTAAAAAGACTTGATTTCATGTTGTCTAATATTTTTACAGTCAGCACTCCTCTGAATTGGCTGCATATTTTCACTGAGACTTTCTACTTTCAGGCTTTTACTTCAGATTACACAGTTGCAACAGTCATCCTTTGCTCTGGAGAAGAATTTAAAGGCTCAGCAGGAAACTGAAGACAAAGTAAAAGGTTTTGGTTTAAAGGAAGAATCCTTGCTATTGATTACTGAGGTGAGTGTACCATTTCATTGTGAAACAAGAGTTCATAGACACTGTCTTATATTGATCCACTTAGTTTGCAGAGATTTGTCTATTGGAAATGTTCCTGGGGAAGGGGCATTATGTAAGCACCGACTCTTCAGACTTACATTTGTAGGTACTTTGAAGAGGTGCCTGTTGTTTTGGGGTATTCTGTTATTACCTGATTGTTTTTGCTTTGATTAGGACAcagtttcattttaagaaaaatgtgtcCAGGAGAGAAAATTATAAACATACAACAAACTGAGAACACATGGAGTCTTATTAAACACTCCAGTTTCTTATTAGTTTTCCAGAAAACCAAACTGAAACTTCCTTGCAATAATTATTTTAACAGTATTAATTTTTGTCGTCTTATTCTGTGTACTAGGTTCTATACTAGTTTTAGATGGTGCCATAAGAGTGGGAATATATTCCATGTCTGAGTTCATAGAGATTACAAACATGCAGCCTCAAAGATGGATTTTGAGGTGTTGAGTTCATGACACATAGGCATCTATATACTTTGAACTCAAGGAGAATCTCCTTTTGCTGTCACTAGTAGGGCTTTATACTTTTTATTTAATCAGCCACTAAAAGGCAAGTCCATTGCAAGCTGACACTTTAGAGCAGGACTGATTCCATCCATTAGAGGGCAGTAGTATGCAGATTATCTAGTACATTACAAAGAAATATGGGAAAGGAAATGACTCCCTTCTTGTGCATTTGTTGGTATAATGCCTGCCTTCCTGGGAaatcaaaatgctgctgctgctgccgtgTGTGAATTACTTGAATTTATATTTGGCATTGAGGTTTCTCACTTTCATCCTGTGAGCAAAAACCCCAACATCAGAGCACAGCCAAGACCAACTGAGAGGAGTTTTGCAGCTATGTCACATGGGCCTTCAGTGTCCCATTCTTGTTGCACAATGCAGTAGGTGAACAGTTTGACCATGTGCTGGAAATTTTAGCTCGGTTGTATTATTAGTGTTCCTAGATGTAAGTGTATGTTTATTTattgtagaccagtggttctcaaagccgttccgctgcttgttcagggaaagcccctggctcgtcggaccggtttgtttacctgctgcgtccgcgggtttggccgatcgtggctcccgctagccacggttcgccgctccaggccaatgggggcaacgggaagcagcacgggccaagggacatgctggccacccttcctgcagccccattggcctggagcggtgaaccgtggccaatgggagccacaattggccaaacctgcggacgaggcaggtaaacaaaccggtccggcatgccaggggcttttcctgaacaagctgcagactggctttgagaaccactgctgtaaactGTATTATTTTCCCTGCTGttaatttttcagggtttttttcttccccctttttatTTCACCTGCAGGTTATGGGAGAGGATCTCATTCCAGAAAAACTGAAAGAGGGTGTTCAGGGAGAGATAAAATCTGTAGGCCCTTCAGCCCTGACATCCTTGGTAACTACATCAGCTATAGAATTTGAAGGCAAATGGTTCAAAAAGCTCCAAGACATTTTGTCATTTTGAGAGACAATTCTGCCCAGATATATGTATTCCATCATAAGTAACTTACAGgctattgtatttattttttttatcctcTCTACCTCTAATGATGATGGAATAACTTATGGAATAAAGttcatatttctttatttttaaagtaacgTGATTGTATATCTTTTAAAAGCATATATTGGCTGCATTTATAATCATCAGTCTCCTTGCATACTTGTAGGCTTTTTCTTTCTGTGCTACAACATTTCCAATAGAAGTGACAGATCTGGTTTAAAACTGGGCCACAGCAAGGTACATTCTCAGCCTTCAAAGGCATATTGCAACACAAACATCACAAAGTTTACTTCTTGGGCACACCTCACCTATGATTTCTTTGCAGCTCTGATGTCCTTAGGGGAGTCTCACCACAATATCTAGCCTGAAATTTCTTCAGTATTTGGTTTTATCTTGCTATATTTAGAGCTGTAGAATTAGCAGTTTCTTATTGTAAAATCTGGtgggtgtgtttttaaaattagtatttctTTATAAGTAGAGATATTTCTACTATTCAAATTCAGATAGCTGAGAACCTTAATATATTAAGTTGTATTCAGAACATTTTCAATAAGGAGCAACTCTCTATGACTTTCTAAAAATGTAATGCTAATATGTCCCTTCTAGTCTGCACAGGGAGTCTCTCTTCAAGACTAATGGGTTCTCTGTGCAAGTGTAGAACTCACTATACATCCTCACTTTTGCTTGTGCAGAGGGCTCAGAGTAATAAGTTTCTGAGGCTATACATACTGGAGAGAACTTAGTCCGATTGTACTCTTTGTGAAATTGTGCAAGAGAAAAATGCATTGTTGATCGTACTGCAAACCAGTTCTCTCATCTGTACAGATTTTTCATGTTAAACCGTCAATTTATAATGAATCCAGACACCTGTTTGCTGTACATTTAAAAGCAGTGAAATTACATGGTTTGGACTTGTTCTGTGCTTTGGAAAAGGCAGAGATCTTTGTTTGGTTTTCTCTGTTCAGTATCATTTGCATTCCAGGCAACCAAGGTGtgctcttaatttttaaaaaaaaattattccctATTCCTCTTCAAACATGAAATGTATTCTGTTCTCATTAATTTTTCATTAACTGTTACCAAATCAAAATATACTCTTTCagcatgattttgttttcttgggGATTTTCCTTATCTTGTGCTTGCCTTTCTTTTCAGTGTACTAAAGAATgctgaagcttttaaaaacaaatacactgGACTGTAATTCCCCCACTCAAAGCCACACCTCTCTGCTAATTTGAAATGGAGTTTAAAACAATTATTCAGCATTGTTATGTAATGCTCAGTAATCATTTGTGTTCAGTAAAAGTTAAGTATCGGGCTtctccagggggaaaaaaaaattgcctcccTGTCATATCAAATTATTTATGGTGGTTTTGTAACTTAATGTTAAACCACATCCTGGACAGCTTGTTATGGAAGGTAGTTGTTTGGCAAGTATACTTAAATATAACCAAGTATTCCTTTTAGTCATGTGTGTTCTTTACTTTTAGAACACTTTACTGGGCTCTTTTAAAGACGACACTGAATAAACTGATGCTTACATACAACTATATGTACTTCCTAGACTGTCAGTTTCTACTTTTGGATAGGAAGATTTATGGAAAGCTAGTTATAATGGTTCTAAAGTGATTGTTGCATGGGAGCACACTAACTATATGCTATTTAATACTGTTAATAAGCATTTGAATGCAGTAATTCTAGTTTATGGCAGACATAACCAGCTGTTCACTGCCACAGTTAGCAGAGTTGGAGTGGAGTCTCATGGTGGTGTTTACATGAGCCTTTCTCCTCAAGCAAATGTAAGTGGTGTGTCAGTATCTTTCTCGGGCTTTGCTGAAAGTTGGGACACTTCTGCAGCTGCTTGTAATTACATGTGCTGTTGATCATTGGCCAGTTTAGCTTGTGGGAGCCTGTTTAGGATTTTTTGCTTAATTTTTTGCTGAAATTGTGAACTACTTTCCATCAGAACAGAAATGACATTCACTTGACATTCAAGCTCAGCCCTTACGTAAATTAATGTGAGCTGCACCCATTaatgccagggctgaatttgacccttATACTCTATCCAAAGTGGACCTCCCACATTATTATCCGTTTGTCTCCAATCTACACTTCCTCTAAAGTTTTGGAGAACTCAGCTGCACAAAGTATCCCCCACTACCGTATTGGATCAATTTCATATAGTTTAATATTTGCACAGCACTGAGACTGCTTTTGTATATTTCATTGGGCTATGAATGACTAGGTCAAATCTCAAGAGTTGGCTTTATTCTGAGGAACTATCAGTTGCTTAGGTCTCTAAAATATTAGGACCAGCAAAATGTTTTGTGATAGATGATTTGTATAACGGGCTGGTTGGTAGCAGTTGCTTTTTTTTGAAAACTCTAGAGCTGGTGCTAGGATAGCTATGCTTTTTATTATTACTGGCTGGCTGTTTTAGCCAGTGGGCACTATTGTTGGTGGATCATCTTGAGACGCGTCTTGGGAACTTGCAGCACACCATTAAATTGGCTTGAAATTTTATGCCAGTGAATTCCTCATCAAAGAAGAAGCTATATCCCTGGTGTTCAGCTTTAAAAATTTAACTAAAGCACAATGCAAGTCATAATGTCACCTTGCTGCAATTTGGCATGAACAGATGACTGAATAGGTAAATCGTCCACCTGGTAGTGAAACTCTACgctacaaaatatttttaaaggaccaAAATATGAGTCCTCTGATTAAATGTACTGGCTAGTCAGCAGCTCCCTTTATCACAGTGCTCCCATTTAAAAAGGGTCTTTTATGGAACGTAACCATAAATGTTTACTGGCAAGTTGCAAGTTTGTGTGATATTCTAGTCCTGTGGCCATCATTATTAACAATCCACTCTCCTGGTTAGCTGTGCACAGCCTATGATTCTGCAAGCCTATGATTCCCCAAGCTATGATTTCACAGTAACAAGGAAAATTGTTTATCAGTTTGGTTACCAGGAAAAGCTCCCAAACCACGCTCCAGCTCTTCAGAAAATCCTGTAAATATACAGGCCTTACAAAGGGTGAAGTAAGTTCTAGAGTAGAAGGACCTCTATTGTGTACCCCCTATAACCAGCCTCCGGCTGTCTCAGCAGATTTCTACTGTACCAAAAAAGATATGCAGGACCCAAGTCAGTAAAAAATTAACTTATAAAACTTTCTACTTTGAGTTGGAACTGGAACTAAATGTAAAGCCACTACGAGCTTTAGAGACCTAAGCCTAGAGTGTCCACTGGTTGGGCTAGGGCTTGTCTTCTAATAAGTATTTACGCAGTCCCTAGTGCTGACTGGGTCTTTTAGGTAATATAAATACCAGAGGACAGGTGCAATAAGCTCTCTCTGGCAACTGCATTTACACTAACTGAATTACAAAGCTGGCactatcaaaatattttattgacCCCTTTGGCACATCCCTATTAAAAATATGAACAGAATACATTAGCACCCCAAGTAGGCCAATAGGCTGTATGGGTTTAATCGATGTCAgtggaaataaaattaatttttcttttagttttgttATGACTATATAGAAACAAGTTATGCTATTGGAAAAGATAGTAGAAGGTGCACAAGTTAAGAGGAAAGGAATAAGCAAAACATTGCTCACAAAGGGAATTTAATGGAGGTCTCTGAAATCTGTTTTACAAAGAGAATAGGTCATGGTTGTCCTGATGGCTACTCGTAGATAACAGAACAAGGTGTTAAtgaaaatcaaataaaaacagATGCCACAAAATGCTTTTGCAATTTTATTCAGTGGCTTATCAACACAATTCTGTGCTCTAGTCATTATCATAGATGTTAGTGGTGGAAAAGGCCAAGATGGTTAGAGACCATCCTCCTGCTAGTGCAGGACTGTTCCCTGcagtacattttctagtgttttgtccaTTTTACTAGGTAAGAAGGGGCTTCCCGGCGGAGATTGTTCTACAACCTCAGACAACTCATTGTCAGGAAAATTTTCTGATCACTCCCTTTCCTTGCACCACCTCAAACAATTCCATTTTTTCCTTGTTTATAATCTGCAAATGCTTGAAGATCTTACTGCAAAAATCTATTGCCTAGtgttacttctgggggaattctgcacttctggtgcatgcacagaattaatgtcctccgtagattttttttttttttctccccagaaaATAGATTCTGCTAGAGACACTGCAgttacaccttttgcccaccagtaGCTGCTGTGGCGCCAGaagtgagggcagctggctctgGACTGGAGCAGCCAGCCtcagagagggagaaggagaggctGTGTTCCTCACAGCACTCTGCCTACGGGGTCAGGTGAGGGGACACGGGATATTGGGGGGGGAATAGGCACATGGGTCTGCTGGGGGGTTCAGAGGGGCTAGTGGGGGGGACAGATTGGGgaaggggcacaggagctagtgggCTAACAGCATTGAGCCAGTAGCTGAATGGGAGTTGGGATGCAGGGCCTCATGAGAATGTGTAAGTGGGGATGCAGGGCATTATGGGGACAGGATGGAGGGGAGTGGCTGAGAGGTGGTGCAGGGGTGAGGAGGGATGCAGGGACATATGGATacagggcagatgtgcctgaatGGGAAAGGCTGGGGGTCagtcagggtctgcatgggggaggctccccaactccctaacaatctctccctcccttcccccacccccaaaaaacaaacagaaaactttccatacttctcccacctgCACTCAACAACTTTCcgggttcactcccaggctcctgcccagcaattacttccctccccctcagctcctccattacccctgactccccacaagcctttgcactgcttctgagggatgCAGGAAAGTCTGTATTGTAGtataaatgaattattactcaaagttctgtattcatatgcctagtaaggaatctatttgtcaaaaaacatttcctgaatcttttgttGTCTGTACTGTTAGACATACTTGtgacaggtattttaaaataaattaccaaaataattgaaaccggcatgattatattgttattttgactaataaaatatgcagaattttaaaaaaaattttgcacAGATTTCCCCCAGGATTTACTAGTGTTCTGGTGTACATAAAGAGTTAAATAAAGGACATTCTATGTATGTCGACTGAATTTCCTTATGATTGTTTTATGCCTCCCTCACAGTTATGGAAACTTCCTCATTTCTAAGGATCCTTTCAAATATAGGATATGCCATTTTGGGGCATGATCTCTAGCGGTGCTTAACACCTGTACTGGCCATTGACTTTAATCAGAGATACAGACACACAGCACCTCTGAGGAGCAGACCCTTTTGTTTTCAAAACTCTGACTGCCAATTGCTGTCTATTTCATTATCTTCTCACTTAACCAAATGACCACTGGGAGGATTTCAAAGATTCATGCACTTATAACAGATTCATCCTCTAGGATGAACTGAGCCCTTTAAGCCTACTATCTGTAAGGTGTGTGATTGATAAGACTTTGCTTTCAGACTGTTCATCTCCTTTACTGCACACCATTTTCCAGTCCGAATCTATGCAAATATTTTCAAGGTAAAATTGTCCTCTAGAAATGGGAGTCTCTCCTAAATGGGAGGCTTCAGTTTCCAGTTGTGTAACTAACTGTGATGAGAGAATAGGTGGTACTGGGCTAATGGGTTAGAACGCTTTTCACATATAGGTTAATGGACTAAAGCTAGCTGAAGGTGATAGTAActgaaagttgttaccatctACT includes:
- the C2H8orf76 gene encoding uncharacterized protein C8orf76 homolog; protein product: MEPALGSEFEDSVFARSRDRGRGGGGCAAYSAKRCEPRWFCEEANSKDNVEILTAKKFRGDLAYRQQEFQKALYEYSSCLLLLPSSNVAMRRDVQEGQARCLAHLGRHKEALDIAEKLRNGATNTDHLTTVLNLQFAIYCRLKNIKKKVTCLQQLISLHPFNPWNWKLLAEAYMYFLQTLPPSFISETKLVQCKDCSANDQVFQTSPGLFGKEMNLQCHKTHSGGEDVWSTLSTKTIRDSSVSYSDNHMVEGSLHITEECETRDKMKHATFEFWGQEALKDVWIKACASFVRTRLLLQITQLQQSSFALEKNLKAQQETEDKVKGFGLKEESLLLITEVMGEDLIPEKLKEGVQGEIKSVGPSALTSLVTTSAIEFEGKWFKKLQDILSF